From Acidobacteriota bacterium, a single genomic window includes:
- a CDS encoding 1-acyl-sn-glycerol-3-phosphate acyltransferase, whose amino-acid sequence MTHSVSIPAWLLALLVVAATLLVLERLLLPSVRYFLRRRVNRVLDELNTRLRIKVQPFKLTKRQVLIDRLRFDPEVMAAVEQEAKESGTPRAVSSDRVRRYAQEIVPAFNAYLYFRFGYRLGRTVARFLYRVRVGFTDEESFARFDPRSTVVFVMNHRSNMDYVLVAYLAAASTALSYAVGEWARIWPLQTLIRSMGAYFVRRRSKNPLYRRVLERYVAMATASGVTQAVYPEGGLSRDGALRPPKLGLLDYMLRSFDPQGERDLVFVPVGLNYDRVLEDRTLLLDVPLEGMPRAAKPSSARAAWNTLSFVGRNLRQVVTNRWYRFGYACVNFGTPVSMREWLAGRRVDLRSLERRERFEHIGDLAEELMAGVGRVIPVVPVPLVAAVFVAAHEAGDGPLSSLEVKARVLRRMDRLSAAGAHVYVPRRDQDYAVSVGLRMLLLRHLIREQDGLHEAVPEELPVLRYYAHSIAHLEGSESGAGSADAPEAPEAVEDQHRSQSDQQ is encoded by the coding sequence ATGACCCACTCCGTTTCGATTCCTGCCTGGTTGCTGGCGCTGCTGGTGGTGGCCGCGACCCTTTTGGTGCTGGAGCGCCTGCTGCTGCCGAGCGTGCGCTACTTTCTGCGCCGGCGGGTGAACCGGGTGCTCGACGAGCTGAACACTCGGCTGCGGATCAAGGTCCAGCCGTTCAAGCTGACCAAGCGTCAAGTTCTGATCGATCGCCTGCGCTTCGACCCGGAAGTGATGGCGGCGGTGGAGCAGGAGGCGAAGGAGAGCGGCACGCCTCGGGCGGTGTCCTCGGATCGGGTGCGTCGCTACGCGCAGGAGATTGTGCCGGCCTTCAACGCCTACCTTTACTTCCGCTTCGGCTACCGCCTCGGGCGGACCGTGGCTCGCTTCCTCTACCGGGTGCGGGTGGGCTTCACCGATGAGGAGTCCTTCGCGCGCTTCGATCCGCGCTCGACGGTGGTGTTCGTGATGAACCACCGCAGCAATATGGACTACGTGCTGGTGGCGTATCTCGCCGCCGCCAGCACCGCGCTGTCCTACGCGGTGGGGGAGTGGGCGCGCATCTGGCCCCTCCAGACCCTCATCCGCTCGATGGGCGCCTATTTCGTGCGGCGGCGCTCGAAGAACCCGCTCTACCGGCGGGTGCTGGAGCGCTATGTCGCCATGGCGACGGCCTCCGGTGTGACCCAGGCGGTGTATCCGGAGGGTGGCCTGTCCCGCGACGGCGCCCTGCGGCCGCCAAAGCTGGGCCTGCTGGACTACATGCTGCGGAGCTTCGATCCACAGGGCGAGCGCGACCTGGTGTTCGTGCCGGTGGGGCTGAACTACGACCGGGTGCTCGAAGACCGGACTCTGTTGCTCGACGTGCCCCTCGAAGGCATGCCCAGGGCGGCCAAACCCTCCTCGGCGCGGGCCGCCTGGAACACCCTCTCCTTCGTCGGCCGCAATCTCCGCCAAGTGGTGACCAACCGCTGGTATCGCTTCGGCTATGCCTGCGTCAATTTTGGCACGCCGGTGTCCATGCGCGAGTGGCTGGCTGGGCGCCGGGTGGACCTGCGCAGCCTCGAACGGCGCGAGCGCTTCGAGCACATCGGCGACCTCGCCGAGGAATTGATGGCCGGCGTCGGGCGGGTGATTCCGGTGGTACCGGTGCCGCTGGTGGCGGCGGTCTTCGTGGCCGCTCACGAAGCCGGGGACGGACCGCTCTCCAGCCTGGAAGTCAAGGCTCGGGTGCTCCGTCGTATGGACCGCCTGTCGGCGGCCGGGGCACACGTCTATGTGCCCCGGCGGGACCAGGACTATGCCGTGTCGGTCGGTTTGAGGATGCTGCTGCTGCGGCACCTCATCCGCGAACAAGACGGCCTGCACGAGGCGGTGCCGGAGGAGCTACCGGTGCTGCGCTACTACGCTCATTCGATAGCCCACCTCGAAGGGTCAGAGTCGGGCGCCGGCTCAGCCGATGCCCCCGAGGCGCCCGAGGCCGTCGAAGATCAGCACCGCTCCCAGTCCGATCAGCAGTAG
- a CDS encoding lysophospholipid acyltransferase family protein — MRAVRLALVALATARDYFTVLLGSWWLRRRPRRRVAFQHRVMRRWGTSLCRHLRVRWTVRGSVPEPPFLLVSNHLSYADIVVLAGLAGGSFVAKADLGDWPFLGPMCRASDTLLIDRNTKRDLLRVGAMVEERMAAGGGVILFAEGTTGDGSALLPFKPSLLEVAARTGRPVHWATLSYRTGADDLSPRDGVCWFGEEEFMPHFRRFSRLREIEAVITFGAEPLAGSDRKELAARLRQAMGEVYEPTG; from the coding sequence ATGAGGGCGGTTCGCCTCGCCCTCGTCGCCCTTGCCACCGCCCGCGACTACTTCACCGTTCTCCTCGGCTCCTGGTGGTTGCGGCGCCGGCCGCGGCGTCGGGTCGCTTTCCAGCATCGGGTGATGAGGCGTTGGGGCACGAGCCTCTGCCGCCACCTTCGGGTGCGCTGGACGGTGCGCGGCTCCGTTCCGGAGCCGCCCTTTCTGCTCGTTTCGAATCACCTGAGCTATGCAGACATCGTGGTTCTCGCCGGCCTTGCCGGCGGTTCCTTCGTCGCCAAGGCGGACCTCGGCGACTGGCCCTTCTTGGGCCCCATGTGCCGCGCCTCGGACACCCTGCTGATCGACCGCAACACCAAGCGCGATCTGCTGCGGGTGGGCGCGATGGTGGAAGAGCGGATGGCCGCCGGCGGCGGAGTGATCCTGTTCGCCGAAGGTACCACCGGCGACGGCAGCGCCCTCTTGCCGTTCAAACCCTCGCTGCTGGAGGTCGCCGCGCGGACCGGACGGCCGGTCCATTGGGCGACCCTCTCCTATCGCACCGGCGCCGATGATCTCTCGCCGCGCGACGGGGTTTGCTGGTTTGGCGAAGAAGAGTTCATGCCGCATTTCCGGCGCTTCTCGCGGCTGCGCGAGATCGAGGCGGTGATCACCTTCGGCGCCGAACCGCTCGCCGGCAGCGATCGCAAAGAACTCGCCGCCCGCTTGCGGCAGGCGATGGGTGAGGTCTATGAGCCGACCGGTTGA